CGTCACCACGATGGCCGGCTGGCAGCGCGCGTTCAGCTCGTCCGCTGGGCCTTCGGTGCACACGCGCCAGACATCCCATCTGTAAAAAAGAAATCATTCTAATAGATCAATAAAATTGAatataataggggatattactacaatgttctgccgccagagtgcagcactagctcttctagtaaaccatagattaacttatacatactgtgccttaaactatttttagacaagttttcacagacaataatatatgatattgatgcatcaaggcggtttgttaacaagggacacgcgaaaatcgacatttagctatctgcctctttatcgctcgaatatgcaagagtgatagagagcttagaataaatttaaaagtggaaaaattactgacCTGGGCGGGTCCTGAACTCACGGCCTCCGGATCGACACTCCAGTTGCTCCGCCATCCATGGCTGGTGGCTACCAAGACCCCATCcgtagccagcaaatctttccaccatattacgggtcaaggggacccttagcgacatctaccgtgaGTTCAGGTCTCGCCcaggacagtaatttttccacttttaaatttattctaagcttaatagcatcgttcacagacgtttctgcttgttaaaaattaaaattagtgacagagaggttagataacaaaatttcgatttttcttatttcgcggtagacccccacaTTGTGACGGATAGTGGTAGTAGCACCTCCTCCTTCgcgtaatatcccctattgtctAAAGACATTTATTTTTCAATTCACCTAATAACAATTATAGTTAGAATAACTTTATTCAAGCAATAAATATATTCATAAAATTAATTACACTTCTATTATGCATGATGCAACTCTTACCCTCTTCTAATAGTAGACTGCTAATTGTCACAGGCTTGGTTTTGCAAATatcttttaaaaattaaatttgccAGCATGTTGTACATGCAAATTTAAGCAATAAAAGTCAGGTCATAAAATTCTGTTGGTTAACATAACATATTATGCTTTAAAATACATTTCCAGTGTTGAGGAGATGGTACGCACTTCAGTATTTTTGAAGCAAGTTCGTAAAGGTCTCTTGCAGCAGGCAAGTGCGCTAACTTGCGGCCCATGCCAACGCGCTGCGAGCCTTGTCCCGGGAACAGAAGCACCGTAGTATCTGCAGGCTCGACCCGTCGTACCGGCGCCTCAGGACCGCGGCGCGCATAAGGTTGCGTGGCCCATCGCAATTCGCCCTCGCCCTGCGCAGCCGGCTCCCCGTACGTCGCAGCGCCGTCAAGTAGCCGCTTTAGGGGACTGTCGTCACCGCTGGCCAGGCCTCGGCGGAGTGAGCCAGCGCTCCATACCCGCCTCGCACAGAGCATCCGTACGATACAAACTTAACCTAAAAGTAGAATCACAGTTGTTATCGTGTTATTTCGATAAATATGGTTAATTCGTAACTGGATGATTTATTACAATAGataaatattattcatataAAAAGCTAAAACCTTAATTTACCGTGGTATTTGTAGAGAAAACTTCATAAAACTTTTGCACAAACATTCACCCTTCTAAGTTCTGACAGCTTTGAGgcgtttttttaacttttttttgttagttCACTCAAACGCATCTCAAACGGCAGATTTGTAATTATTCGCACATTTTACATCACTATTTGATGACTATTTGAGTTCAATTTATTTGACatacatttgtttattttttcggGCGGTTTTAAACGTAAGCGGAACTTATTCGTCGCCTGGCGATGCTGTCATCTACCATTGTCTAAATTTTGTGATGTGATTTGTAGGTAATCTCCGAGATTCTTTTCTCCAGTATTATTTTTCTGCCCCGATTCTTATCACATTTACGAGCTAAGCGTCTGGCGAGACTACGCTCTAAAATAAATAAGGGTTTTAAACAGGTGCAAAGCGCCTAGTTTACAGTTCCGAGTTCATTACCACCGGACACAGCTTTCCCTCAAAGGTAAACCACGTTTTAACCATATCTTGTAAAATGCAGTTACGTGGCATTAGATGCACAACAATCGGAATTTGTCCGGGAACGTGTTATACGTTACTTTTATTTGTTCGTAATGTCTGTCACAGTTAAGCACAGAGTCGAAGTGACAATGGTCTGACCAAAGCTATGCTATTTGTTTGATTGCAGATGGCTCGCGGACAGCAGAAGATCCAGTCGCAGGCGAAGGCGGCGGAGAAACAGTCGAAGATGAAGAAGCAGCAGGGGCACAGCGCCACCGACCAGAAGAAGGCCGCGCAAAAGGCTCTCGTACACGTCTGTGTGCTATGCAAGGTAACTTTCACTACTTCTCTagaaatcactacaccttataaaacaaagtcccgcgctgcgtctgtctgtttgttcgcgataaactcaaaaacaacTGAAaagattttcatgcagttttcacctatcaatagagtgattcttgaggaaggttttggtgtacaatttgttaacccgtgcgaagctagTAATGTCTAAGGCTGACGAGGTTGTACAGATGGACCCTCACCAGCAGTTTATGCACTAGCTGCCCTGCTGCTTAAAGAAAGGTATTCCATTGCAATTTCAATCATttccagacaaattaaaattgtactttaaaataactgattagtctttcaatctttttttttattccatttcaATCCTGCAAGCTTTGACAATTATCTGgaaattaagtatttttaataaataatcccTCGATTTAATAAAatcttatgtatttatttatatgtatttatttgtatgtacatatttattttataacatcTTGAGGTGGTCTTGTCTGTCTCTTCACAAATACTAGAACTTCTAATTGTGAATAACTAACTTACAATCTAGAAGTTATTATTTAGTATTGCAATATGTGAAAGCAGATAAAACCACAAAGAGTGTGCCATAGcctataaaatttatttacaaacattaataatacatattcTCAAGTCATTATCTTGTTTACCTTTTAATGCCTACTGTTATCTTGTAATAAAGACTACTTAGTAATTCCTCAACCTCTGGTAATTAGGATAATTATCTATTATCTCAAATGTAATAAACTTTATTTTGTGGATCTAATAAAATGGGTTAATGGGATTTATTTGTTAATCTGTCTACTATACATACTTAGATGGTAGCAtgctttaattaaaattatattatattattattatttatatgtattgttgttgttgttatattatattatatccatTGTTTTAAAGAGGCCTTTAAATTATATTCTTAAACAATGCGGAGATTGGCTTTCCAATCTTTCCATTTCTCCATGAGCTATAAAGAAAATGGCTCAAATGTCTGAAAATTAGCTAACCTAGTTATTAATTAGGAATTAAGTCATATGGGTGCCCTGCCCCTATTAAAAAGTTACCCAGGAGACATGATCATGACAATTCAAATTGAGAAATTATTTATGAGTGACCAAAATTCATCCACCCAAATGTTAAACCAAAAAGATTACACAAGTATTATCAATTTAATTGACAATGGAATAGTGTCAGTAATGTCATTATGATATTATTATAATGAAATATAAACAAGTGAGCTCAGAATATTTGTTCAGGCTGTTTGTAATGGCAATTTGtgaatatttattattctgGCAGCTGTGTTATGTTATTGGATGTTATTAATGATATTTACATAGACTATTAATGACATTAATCTTTCTAAGACTCCAGAACTTCGGAGCATTaaaatatagctggtcaagcagatcttgtcagtagaaaaaggcgcgaaattcaaattttctatgagacgatatcccttcgtgcttacatttttcgaatttgccgcctttttctactgacaagatctgcatGACCAGCTATAATAATATACCTTATTCACCTTATTGCAGCATTTCGCAAACTATGGGTCGCAACCCATTGGTGGGTGGGTTTTTATTAGGTGGGCCGTAGCCCAGTCAACTCTTTGGGAACCACTGCCTTATTGTAATTGAAAAaggaaaaaatatgtatacctattgaTAAATTTAATGTCCTCTGGCTCCCCTCCCTTTACCATCACATACACCTTTCCCAGTTGACAAGATATGAATTTTgattgtaaattattttttttttaaattttacattTCATTTCCAGGCTCAGATGCCAGACCCAAAAACCTACAAGCAGCACTTCGAGAATAAGCATCCCAAGAACGAGCTCCCCGAAGACCTAAAGGCCATCTAACACTGCATTTCTCAGCATTTAGTTTTAAAACACTTATTTAATTCTTAagatttgtaaaaaatatttgttaccGTCTAGACAAACTTCACTCGTATTTGTTCTCGTACAATGTACATGACTCGAGCCAAGCCCCCAGCTCCCGGCTAGAATAaattatacaatctttttttatgagaattttatttaaaaattacatgCAACATGACatcttaaccttttaaccgcattgacatagatatctagggactggcttaacgggcaataataatgaggcatgacaggggccagtacagcgttgtgacaccgctacaacgcgattggttgatgagttcgcatcacgcgcgctattggtcgcaactagttgcgttagactgcacgattggctggaattcgtgagtaacaccgctgaactagtaccatttttagggttccgtacccaaagggtaaaacgggaccctattactaagacttcgctgtccgtccgtccgtccgtccgtccgtccgtccgtccgtccgtccgtccgtccgtccgtccgtccgtctgtcaccaggctgtatctcacgaaccgtgatagctagacagttgaaattttcacagatgatgtatttctgttgccgctataacaacaaatactaaaaacagaataaaataaagatttaaatggggctcccatacaacaaacgtgatttttggccaaagttaagcaacgtcgggagtggtcagtatttggatgggtgaccgttttttttttttgcttttttttgttttttttttttgcattatgctacggaacccttcgtgcgcgagtccgactcgcacttgcccggttttttagtgcccgtaaggccagtccataaatatctatgtcaatgtttAACCGCCATAGAATTTCTCATCGAGCGTCCTCGTGTCGCCAGCGGGACGAAGTTTTGTCTTGAAGACCGCGGCAAAATTAGCCCGATTTTGtatgtcttatatatcagtctacggcggttaaaaggttgaTTTATTTACTAAAACGAGACTTAATCGAGTCTAAATGTAAATAAGTTTGAAAGTGTTCGTTTTTCGTACTCGCACTTCTTATCAGCAAATTCGTCACACTCATTTAATACCTACGTAGAAACATGGAAAGGTATTGCTTTACGTCAAGAGACTTCACAGCGTTAACTTGAACAATTGAACGTGCATAAACTTTATTAGCATTATTAATGTATTTGTATTAGAACGACTTAAGTTTCACCAATCTGGCATTAACAACATTTGCTATGAAGATGCACTGTTTTTGCTTTGGCTATAATGGTGGTTCACAAAGTACCGACAGCTGAAGGCGTATAAACGTCTCATGGTGATGTTTTTAGGCAAAAGTAAAGTGTGCGAGGAAGAATTTTAATCTAAACAAAATGTGTATGGGTGGTATTCTACCTGTCCAAtctcagtgcgtctcactctctcattatgcaaattgtgagacaaaatacatattggaccaagatattggacagatggaataccaccctaaggtgTAAATTATGTGTTTAtaataaaagctaaatttaaaATCCTAATTAAATAACGTTAAATCTATTTACTTTCCAGAAAAAATGTGATGCTCATTGATatagttaataaaaacaaactgaaccactaaacatttatttatttcgtttagTTTCAAACAGCCAATCACAACAAGGAAAGTGACAGCTTTGGTAGATTTGATTAAATTTAGTTAggattttaaatataaacacaTCAATCAAAAATTACCCATTTGTGTTTACTATTAGACTATTAAAAACATATCAAGcatttattataacaatcataactaatacataggcaaaggattagataatacataggtagggtagAAAAGGGGTTTCAATCGATGTGTGGAAGGGCGGCACCGTCGTCGAACCCAAGACCGACCGACCCATTAGACTACTAAATATCCCGCCAGCGAGAAAATCTAATAGCAGCTGTAATGCTTCTACTTAAGGTTGCATTTCACTTGGCGATTGGACAACTTGAACGttgatgtaaaaataaaaagtaataaaaggttcgaattaataaaattatactttatGCTTATAAATACATTGAAGGTAAGTAAACAAATCATGATTTATATCTATACAGGTAACTGTGGTAAATCAGGCatttttcattaaattaaattattattactacCTATTACAACAATGGCAGTGCacatttttcatttaaaattgaTCAAATGCCATACAACActtattttaatgtttaatactAATCCACTGAGGCTTCGATGCCGATAAAATTTGCTTATAAA
This genomic interval from Cydia splendana chromosome 4, ilCydSple1.2, whole genome shotgun sequence contains the following:
- the LOC134790218 gene encoding zinc finger protein 706-like; translation: MARGQQKIQSQAKAAEKQSKMKKQQGHSATDQKKAAQKALVHVCVLCKAQMPDPKTYKQHFENKHPKNELPEDLKAI